From one Treponema denticola genomic stretch:
- a CDS encoding phage minor head protein codes for MNAFASSLLIGMEHAAGNISFADDSGQLDLDISFSAEPLPFEEAIDFFKGKISLTKEEWEELEPKLRFRAFTVSRLAEADHIEMLRGRLLHAMEKGEHFTETWKDVKAFTEDADQPFPARYFETVYRTNMQSAYNAGRLMQYQNNMPPAWELLFIEDGRTSDICRGLASIAGNGKALAASHSFWSTYGFPPYHFNCRTTFRAVYDYEIGHGMEIENVPMKQIRQNFKPQDGFGGNPIEKESWWRLTDKMKERIERYGIKEEVEAAAKAAGIDNFDLKLAKNEVIKRELGHTGYHANLVKGADPDQNEVEIAKILEENGYKVLFTPKNTFVQGVKNPEGIIPALDRIIEMKKLTSDDIGKIGDRIKEAVKQQTEIVVLNFDLKTDYTKQKAIEEVREAIYKTIPKDTIFTNPNQLTKKQKKSLEEKKTGIQKLKEVWLIWDGKISKIKK; via the coding sequence ATGAACGCCTTTGCATCGTCCTTGCTTATCGGAATGGAACATGCCGCAGGGAATATAAGTTTTGCAGATGACTCAGGACAGCTCGATTTGGATATTTCTTTTTCGGCAGAACCCTTACCCTTTGAAGAAGCTATAGATTTTTTTAAGGGTAAGATTTCTTTGACAAAAGAAGAGTGGGAAGAACTCGAGCCTAAATTAAGGTTTAGGGCTTTTACGGTTTCCCGCCTTGCAGAGGCTGACCATATCGAAATGCTTAGAGGCAGGCTTTTACATGCAATGGAAAAGGGAGAGCATTTTACCGAAACTTGGAAAGATGTAAAGGCTTTTACCGAAGATGCAGATCAGCCTTTTCCAGCTAGGTATTTTGAAACAGTATACCGCACCAATATGCAGTCGGCATATAATGCGGGACGGTTAATGCAGTATCAAAACAACATGCCGCCTGCGTGGGAATTATTGTTTATTGAAGATGGCCGTACAAGCGACATTTGCCGCGGGCTTGCTTCTATTGCCGGAAACGGGAAAGCATTAGCTGCTTCACACTCATTCTGGAGTACATACGGGTTTCCGCCTTATCACTTTAATTGCCGCACAACTTTCCGCGCCGTTTATGATTATGAAATCGGGCACGGAATGGAAATTGAAAATGTTCCAATGAAACAAATAAGGCAGAATTTTAAGCCTCAAGACGGCTTCGGCGGGAATCCGATAGAAAAGGAAAGCTGGTGGAGACTGACTGATAAAATGAAAGAAAGAATTGAACGATACGGGATAAAAGAAGAGGTCGAAGCAGCTGCCAAAGCGGCCGGGATTGATAATTTTGATCTAAAACTTGCCAAGAATGAGGTTATAAAGAGAGAGTTAGGGCATACAGGGTATCATGCAAATTTGGTAAAAGGTGCAGATCCGGACCAGAATGAAGTTGAAATTGCAAAGATTCTTGAAGAAAACGGATACAAGGTTTTATTTACACCGAAAAATACCTTTGTTCAAGGTGTGAAAAATCCTGAAGGAATTATTCCCGCTCTTGATAGAATTATTGAAATGAAAAAACTTACTAGCGATGATATAGGAAAAATAGGCGATAGAATCAAAGAGGCCGTTAAACAACAAACCGAAATAGTTGTTTTGAATTTTGACCTTAAAACAGATTATACAAAACAAAAAGCCATAGAAGAAGTAAGGGAAGCGATATACAAAACAATTCCAAAGGATACTATTTTTACCAATCCAAACCAACTTACCAAGAAACAGAAAAAAAGTCTTGAAGAAAAGAAAACAGGAATTCAAAAATTAAAAGAAGTATGGTTAATCTGGGATGGCAAAATAAGCAAGATAAAAAAATAA
- a CDS encoding phage portal protein family protein: MKHELAMEIIQPDQFWSVISYLPNPADLWADKVSFYRTVDEMILDAKIGSHLRLRKDIVTSFPFVIRQGNASDEVYEFIRDNLTANLNWETDVKEFLTAIEYGHSFSEVLWKETAQGKIIPDSLRNKYPEDIVYKIGFVKTQGGKKSVWVPVLKKTNEELKSSHKFLTYRNNPRAENPYGFSDLLMCYWPWKFKQLGWEFWLKAAQKAGVPSLVALFDAPDGDKARKNAQVISDTLSELGGGDGLALANVKELKVLEMSGALRDHKTLIDTCNQEISFALTTQSLSTQEGEFGTRAQATVHDENLVRVCHGDALALQGVFQRLIDWMVELNFGKEIPSPKGEFDLQSYASFEEIMQAIQNKIPVSKEALYTRYKLPRPKNAEDEFVLTEIQNDGFALSDKPSKKKDRLPARVF; this comes from the coding sequence ATGAAACACGAATTAGCAATGGAGATTATACAGCCGGATCAGTTTTGGTCGGTTATTTCTTATTTACCGAACCCTGCCGATTTATGGGCGGATAAGGTAAGTTTTTATAGAACTGTAGACGAAATGATTTTAGACGCTAAAATCGGCTCGCACTTACGGCTTAGAAAAGACATCGTTACAAGTTTCCCATTCGTAATTAGACAGGGAAACGCAAGCGATGAGGTGTACGAATTTATCCGCGATAATTTAACTGCTAATCTAAATTGGGAAACGGATGTTAAAGAATTTTTAACGGCAATAGAATACGGGCACTCATTCAGTGAAGTTCTGTGGAAAGAAACGGCTCAAGGAAAAATCATTCCCGATTCTTTACGGAATAAATACCCTGAAGACATAGTATATAAAATAGGTTTTGTAAAAACTCAAGGCGGAAAAAAATCGGTATGGGTTCCTGTATTGAAAAAGACAAACGAGGAGTTAAAATCTTCGCATAAGTTTTTAACTTACCGAAATAATCCGAGAGCCGAAAATCCTTACGGTTTTTCAGACCTTTTAATGTGCTATTGGCCGTGGAAGTTTAAACAACTTGGCTGGGAGTTTTGGCTTAAAGCGGCACAAAAAGCCGGTGTGCCGTCATTGGTAGCTTTGTTTGACGCTCCTGATGGAGATAAGGCTAGGAAGAATGCACAAGTTATATCCGACACTTTAAGCGAGTTAGGCGGCGGAGACGGACTTGCTCTTGCAAATGTAAAAGAGCTAAAAGTGCTTGAAATGTCCGGAGCTTTGCGCGACCATAAAACGCTTATTGATACTTGTAATCAGGAAATCAGCTTTGCCCTTACAACTCAATCATTAAGTACACAAGAAGGCGAATTCGGTACAAGAGCGCAGGCGACCGTTCATGATGAAAACTTGGTGAGAGTTTGCCACGGAGATGCTCTTGCATTGCAGGGTGTTTTTCAAAGGCTCATAGACTGGATGGTGGAGCTCAATTTTGGGAAAGAAATTCCATCGCCTAAAGGTGAATTCGATTTACAAAGTTATGCAAGTTTTGAAGAAATAATGCAGGCAATTCAAAACAAAATCCCCGTATCAAAAGAAGCCTTATACACTCGATATAAATTGCCGCGTCCTAAAAATGCAGAAGATGAATTTGTGCTTACTGAAATTCAAAATGACGGCTTTGCCTTGTCAGATAAACCTTCAAAAAAAAAAGACCGCTTACCCGCACGAGTGTTTTAG
- a CDS encoding phage protein Gp27 family protein yields MGAKSKAQEHGLVELIIDKWDGGKNTIVYVTEEVNKKIQELGLKVTISREGIRRVIKSHKEEIEDTQKAIEAAKAMAEVLKDYPGTEMSEAVLMQMTSLIAKDLRTIDSLEFDDPVDLFQSAARVAEAQLKLSNYRTKAIKALEKAKEEIKKELQNAIKNDTDLLQRLYVIIDKVEVK; encoded by the coding sequence ATGGGCGCTAAGAGTAAAGCACAGGAACACGGTCTTGTAGAACTTATTATCGATAAATGGGACGGCGGCAAAAATACGATAGTCTATGTTACCGAAGAAGTGAATAAAAAAATTCAGGAACTAGGACTTAAAGTAACAATCAGCCGTGAGGGAATCCGCCGCGTAATAAAGTCTCATAAAGAAGAAATCGAAGACACACAAAAAGCAATAGAAGCTGCAAAGGCAATGGCCGAAGTTTTAAAGGACTATCCGGGAACGGAAATGAGTGAGGCTGTTCTTATGCAGATGACAAGCCTTATCGCAAAAGACTTACGCACTATAGACAGCTTGGAATTTGACGATCCCGTCGACTTATTCCAGTCTGCCGCTCGTGTTGCAGAAGCTCAATTAAAACTTTCCAATTACCGAACCAAAGCAATTAAAGCCCTGGAAAAAGCAAAAGAAGAAATAAAAAAAGAATTACAAAACGCAATTAAAAACGACACCGACCTTTTACAAAGGCTTTATGTAATCATCGATAAGGTTGAGGTTAAATAA
- a CDS encoding peptidoglycan recognition protein family protein, giving the protein MKIERKFLTENKFSRPNKNLIGVKGIVIHWVGNAGTSALANRNYFENLKNQKDINKARYASAHFIIGLDGEIIQCLPADEMAYHVGAYSYCQGIKESLGSYPNNSTIGLELCHPDWTGRFTKETYGAAVELTATLIKQFNLNPQKDIYRHFDVTGKICPKYFVEKNEAWNNFKADVEKFLISIL; this is encoded by the coding sequence ATGAAAATTGAAAGAAAATTCTTAACGGAAAATAAATTCTCCAGGCCCAATAAAAACCTTATAGGGGTAAAGGGAATCGTTATCCATTGGGTAGGGAATGCCGGAACTTCGGCATTGGCAAACAGAAATTATTTTGAAAATCTTAAAAATCAAAAAGATATTAATAAGGCAAGATATGCATCGGCTCATTTTATTATAGGCTTGGATGGAGAAATAATACAATGCCTGCCGGCAGACGAAATGGCTTATCATGTAGGTGCTTATTCCTATTGTCAGGGAATAAAAGAAAGTCTGGGTTCTTATCCTAACAACAGCACTATAGGGCTTGAGCTTTGTCATCCCGATTGGACGGGCCGTTTTACTAAAGAAACATACGGTGCTGCAGTTGAGCTTACAGCTACATTGATAAAACAATTTAATTTAAATCCGCAAAAAGATATTTATCGGCATTTTGATGTAACAGGGAAAATATGCCCTAAATATTTTGTCGAAAAAAATGAAGCTTGGAATAACTTTAAAGCAGATGTAGAAAAGTTTTTAATAAGCATTTTATAA
- a CDS encoding phage protein GemA/Gp16 family protein produces the protein MLKDRNKKLAAIHIAKKKLKLNEEAYRALLSGAGIYSASEIRTETQYKIIMQGFKNLGYTFKKEKRSNYSFKNQRSGGGKDRLTEKQEYYIRGLWDLASRVKDEKSLNALILRIGKVIDISHLTVFNASKVILALRDICKKAGFNPDSKYT, from the coding sequence ATGCTTAAAGACAGAAATAAAAAACTAGCAGCAATACATATTGCAAAAAAAAAATTAAAATTAAATGAAGAGGCATACAGAGCCCTTCTTTCCGGGGCAGGGATTTATTCGGCTTCAGAAATAAGAACAGAAACTCAATATAAAATAATAATGCAGGGCTTTAAAAATTTGGGTTATACATTCAAAAAAGAAAAGAGAAGTAATTATTCTTTTAAAAATCAACGAAGCGGAGGCGGGAAAGATCGCCTTACGGAAAAACAAGAATACTACATAAGAGGTCTTTGGGATTTAGCGTCCCGAGTAAAAGATGAAAAAAGTTTAAATGCTTTAATTTTGCGGATAGGAAAAGTGATAGATATATCGCATTTAACCGTATTTAATGCGAGCAAGGTTATTCTTGCATTAAGAGATATTTGTAAAAAAGCGGGATTTAATCCCGATTCAAAATATACTTAA
- a CDS encoding host-nuclease inhibitor Gam family protein, with translation MARTKSNAATITTIEEAEKILKEMCELEAQWEKIDNAANKKIADIKEKAANDGKVLRDTYKSHVDSLKAYAVYFRSELFQDKKTIDLQFGSIGFRKAPDSISCTKQTAELLQKLGLKEFVRVKIEPDKERMLSLDDETLSQVGAARKSKEDFFAETKRDLVNQELAKLAG, from the coding sequence ATGGCAAGAACAAAATCAAATGCAGCAACGATAACGACTATCGAGGAAGCTGAAAAGATTTTAAAAGAGATGTGCGAACTTGAAGCACAGTGGGAAAAGATTGATAATGCTGCAAATAAAAAAATTGCAGACATTAAAGAAAAAGCGGCAAACGATGGAAAGGTGTTAAGAGATACATACAAGTCGCATGTGGATTCTTTAAAAGCGTATGCCGTTTACTTTAGGTCAGAATTGTTTCAAGACAAAAAAACTATTGATTTACAATTCGGTTCTATAGGATTTAGAAAGGCTCCGGATTCGATTTCATGTACAAAACAAACGGCAGAGCTTTTACAGAAACTAGGCTTAAAAGAATTTGTCCGTGTTAAAATTGAGCCGGATAAAGAAAGAATGTTAAGCCTTGATGATGAAACATTGAGCCAAGTCGGAGCGGCAAGGAAATCTAAAGAGGACTTTTTTGCCGAAACCAAAAGGGATTTGGTCAATCAAGAGCTTGCAAAATTAGCAGGCTAA
- a CDS encoding AAA family ATPase, whose product MCDRQVKENLSIKERLMETLARYEISQNKAAKEMGYTSSVLSQFLNETYKGDTAKVEEAIIKWIARKAEAAERKHVPIVETSVMKQMTRAIRLAHDEKDIALIVSDAGGGKTTTAERYAEDNERNTVLIKCSGAMNKKVMTQEIAKQLGLDTYRINFDALVNNVTSTLKDRDMIVIIDEADGLKSDALEFSRRLINDLGETGLVLIGLPKLVWTIQNLKNDHRQLESRIGVFLKLEGLTKPDAQKIAVSVWENASKEVIDSIYEISRKDVRQFVKIINRAQNIMTVNKISEPDVEVIEMAGSMILRRNYGKGV is encoded by the coding sequence ATGTGCGACAGACAAGTAAAAGAAAATCTTTCCATCAAGGAAAGATTAATGGAAACTTTAGCCCGGTATGAGATAAGTCAAAATAAAGCGGCTAAAGAAATGGGTTATACGTCAAGCGTTTTAAGTCAATTCTTAAACGAAACGTATAAGGGAGATACGGCGAAGGTTGAAGAGGCTATCATTAAATGGATAGCCAGAAAGGCTGAAGCTGCAGAACGGAAACATGTTCCAATTGTTGAAACTTCCGTAATGAAGCAGATGACGCGTGCTATCAGGCTTGCACATGATGAAAAGGATATAGCTTTAATTGTATCCGATGCAGGCGGAGGAAAGACAACAACCGCCGAAAGGTATGCAGAGGATAACGAAAGGAATACAGTCTTAATAAAATGTTCCGGGGCGATGAATAAAAAAGTTATGACACAAGAAATAGCCAAGCAGTTGGGGCTTGATACATACCGGATAAATTTTGATGCCCTTGTTAATAATGTAACAAGCACATTAAAGGACAGGGATATGATTGTCATTATTGATGAAGCGGACGGGTTAAAAAGTGATGCATTGGAGTTCAGCCGTCGGCTTATAAATGACTTGGGCGAAACAGGCCTTGTGCTTATAGGCTTGCCCAAACTGGTTTGGACTATTCAAAATTTAAAGAATGACCATAGACAGTTGGAAAGCCGAATAGGAGTGTTTTTAAAATTGGAAGGTCTTACAAAACCGGATGCACAAAAGATTGCTGTAAGTGTTTGGGAAAATGCTTCAAAAGAGGTTATCGATTCGATTTATGAGATAAGCCGAAAAGATGTAAGGCAATTCGTAAAAATTATAAACCGAGCACAAAACATCATGACAGTGAACAAAATATCGGAGCCTGATGTTGAAGTTATCGAAATGGCAGGAAGCATGATATTACGCCGTAATTATGGAAAAGGAGTGTAA
- a CDS encoding Mu transposase C-terminal domain-containing protein, translated as MKTVATKEIAEVLDLSKKSILERARKEHWQYMKKKGAMLWLCDKLPAEVQLALIQRGKTLVSETKEPVTFLQATEVERKTAKLKAGIINSYKCAGLKVQDFCIAFNAGRISIAYRKKYGKELNDRTLYRWLKDEKETGLSGITPLYSKSGKECGAGSSLTATEKESLIFFYLDYTKRSIRHCFLSMKANIKESKATYATCRRYLKSLPEAMVDFYQLSQEAFEAKHFPYIERDKKLLKAMDQVQGDHHRIDRVVMYNGKLVIPWITTFADVRSGAILGWCVSINPNSQTILAAYYMMIMRFGIPEMVHVDNGKDYKGKTIKGQKIKMKAVDKDGIEHEEEVIITGAIVTCGSRLQYARAYHGQSKGVQERFYKILEEYYSKNTGNYIGSNTASRVDEQKLYWRAMKGKAKRNDVGSWEDFIKEITYWVNWYNTEWVSDAKDRKGLTPEQAFIQNMPEAIRKPDPATVQLALTRGELRTVRENGVSVGGADYWAEELIGLTGQQVIVRVNLTNRNEALICNNKGQLLCKAYADVFMETGNMEKDNEFVNRVRRDIRQKVKEQSRLTHLTTKPKNMLEIAMEATGVEIPRVEQYIPQIEEEPKAAGAEDRQINKGKYQNYFNIDEEAFICATDK; from the coding sequence ATGAAAACTGTAGCAACTAAAGAGATTGCTGAGGTTTTGGACTTGAGTAAAAAAAGCATCTTGGAGCGGGCAAGGAAAGAGCATTGGCAATACATGAAAAAAAAAGGTGCAATGCTTTGGCTTTGCGATAAGCTTCCTGCAGAAGTACAATTGGCTTTAATCCAAAGAGGAAAGACTCTTGTATCCGAAACAAAGGAGCCGGTAACTTTTTTACAGGCTACTGAAGTCGAACGCAAGACAGCAAAACTAAAGGCAGGAATAATAAACAGCTATAAGTGTGCAGGATTAAAAGTTCAGGATTTTTGTATAGCATTTAATGCAGGAAGGATAAGTATTGCATATAGAAAAAAATATGGGAAAGAGTTAAACGACAGAACTCTGTACCGATGGCTTAAGGATGAAAAGGAGACCGGTCTTTCCGGCATTACACCGCTTTATTCAAAAAGCGGTAAAGAATGCGGAGCAGGATCCAGTCTTACTGCAACAGAAAAAGAATCTCTTATATTCTTTTATCTTGATTATACCAAACGGAGTATAAGACATTGCTTTTTAAGTATGAAAGCCAACATAAAAGAATCCAAGGCAACATACGCCACCTGTAGAAGGTATTTAAAAAGCCTTCCGGAGGCAATGGTAGATTTTTATCAGTTGAGTCAAGAAGCTTTTGAGGCTAAGCATTTCCCGTATATCGAAAGGGATAAAAAGTTATTAAAAGCTATGGATCAGGTACAAGGAGACCATCACAGAATTGACCGCGTTGTAATGTACAACGGGAAACTTGTAATTCCGTGGATTACTACTTTTGCTGATGTCCGATCCGGGGCTATTTTGGGCTGGTGTGTAAGTATCAATCCGAATTCTCAAACAATTTTAGCGGCTTACTACATGATGATTATGCGCTTCGGAATTCCTGAAATGGTGCATGTCGATAACGGAAAAGACTATAAGGGAAAAACTATCAAGGGGCAAAAAATCAAGATGAAAGCTGTTGATAAGGACGGAATAGAGCATGAGGAAGAAGTTATCATAACGGGAGCAATAGTAACATGCGGAAGCAGACTTCAATATGCAAGAGCCTATCATGGCCAATCAAAGGGTGTTCAAGAAAGGTTTTATAAAATCCTTGAAGAGTATTATTCCAAAAATACAGGGAACTATATCGGCAGTAATACGGCCTCACGAGTTGATGAGCAAAAGCTTTATTGGCGAGCAATGAAAGGAAAAGCTAAGCGAAACGATGTAGGAAGCTGGGAAGACTTTATCAAAGAAATTACCTATTGGGTAAATTGGTACAATACCGAATGGGTTAGCGATGCTAAAGATAGAAAAGGCTTAACCCCAGAACAAGCATTTATTCAAAACATGCCTGAGGCAATAAGAAAGCCCGATCCTGCAACCGTGCAGCTTGCGCTGACCCGCGGTGAATTACGAACCGTCAGAGAAAACGGAGTAAGTGTAGGAGGAGCTGATTACTGGGCGGAAGAGCTTATAGGGCTTACAGGACAGCAGGTTATAGTCCGCGTAAACCTTACAAACAGGAACGAGGCCTTAATCTGTAACAATAAAGGACAACTTCTTTGCAAAGCTTATGCAGATGTCTTTATGGAAACGGGAAACATGGAAAAAGATAACGAGTTTGTAAACCGTGTAAGAAGGGATATAAGGCAGAAAGTTAAAGAGCAAAGCAGATTAACTCACCTTACAACAAAACCTAAAAACATGCTTGAAATTGCTATGGAAGCTACAGGAGTTGAAATTCCGCGTGTGGAACAATATATTCCGCAGATTGAAGAAGAACCAAAAGCAGCCGGAGCGGAAGACAGGCAGATAAACAAGGGTAAATATCAAAATTATTTTAATATTGATGAGGAGGCATTTATATGTGCGACAGACAAGTAA
- a CDS encoding helix-turn-helix domain-containing protein, with product MALTYEEFRKYKVTKRPYPFDFERKQKVERAMYENGIKTVSELAVKLKIKRTILNEIINGTRRSPVNEKRIAAFFKMPVSELFPPRTQDEIAEMNKKEQERNKGAA from the coding sequence ATGGCTTTAACTTATGAGGAGTTTAGAAAGTACAAAGTTACTAAAAGGCCCTATCCTTTCGATTTTGAAAGGAAACAAAAAGTTGAAAGAGCGATGTACGAAAATGGGATAAAAACGGTTTCCGAGTTAGCTGTAAAATTAAAAATAAAAAGAACAATTCTAAATGAAATAATAAACGGAACAAGGCGAAGCCCCGTAAATGAAAAACGGATTGCTGCATTTTTTAAAATGCCTGTATCAGAGCTTTTTCCGCCGAGGACTCAAGACGAAATAGCAGAGATGAATAAAAAAGAGCAGGAGAGGAATAAGGGGGCAGCATGA
- a CDS encoding S24 family peptidase, whose product MDWSKIIYEIEDKIPLSGSLATILGVRYQYISDLKTGKTKIPNGEFVLSLIKNLNINPDWLKGESDEIINLKNTTSSEKPAILQELEKMAKEAAKETIEEQEQELIRMKMQLENLIQEREYLKQEERLAKVENRQEELDKIYREMYDLYYNTPKETKPKRVIRRSMGSKGIITEKQGILYPDGTFIEDSKLPEEVKEPAPLYTAAYEEPEETIDLPLAQNLAAGIPVEASDVNDTFPVPKKLIPNKRKKYCVAKIKGSSMTEAGIENGSCVLLEYTDQPIDGEIMVVSYNSNTTLKLLHQNIKGEWELLYRDGSGAKIELKNGDWEVKGRFVAVLPKKRQ is encoded by the coding sequence ATGGATTGGAGCAAAATAATATACGAAATAGAGGATAAAATTCCTCTTTCTGGGAGTTTGGCAACTATTTTAGGTGTGAGGTATCAGTATATATCGGACTTAAAAACTGGTAAAACAAAAATTCCTAATGGGGAATTTGTTTTATCTTTAATAAAAAATTTAAATATAAATCCTGACTGGCTAAAAGGTGAATCAGATGAAATTATAAATTTAAAAAATACAACATCATCAGAAAAACCAGCCATTTTGCAAGAGCTTGAAAAAATGGCAAAAGAGGCTGCAAAAGAAACCATAGAAGAGCAAGAGCAAGAACTTATAAGAATGAAAATGCAGTTGGAAAATTTAATACAGGAAAGAGAATATTTAAAACAAGAGGAAAGACTTGCAAAAGTTGAAAACCGGCAAGAAGAGTTAGATAAAATTTATCGAGAAATGTACGACCTCTACTATAACACGCCGAAAGAAACCAAACCGAAAAGGGTTATTCGGCGTTCTATGGGCTCAAAAGGTATAATTACAGAAAAACAGGGTATTCTTTACCCTGACGGCACTTTTATTGAAGATTCAAAACTCCCCGAAGAAGTAAAAGAACCTGCCCCGTTGTACACCGCCGCCTATGAAGAACCGGAAGAAACCATAGACCTGCCGTTGGCTCAAAATCTTGCAGCCGGTATTCCTGTTGAAGCCTCAGATGTAAACGACACCTTTCCTGTGCCTAAAAAACTAATCCCCAATAAACGGAAAAAATACTGTGTTGCAAAGATTAAAGGAAGCAGTATGACCGAAGCAGGGATTGAAAACGGCTCCTGCGTCCTGTTGGAATACACCGATCAGCCTATCGACGGCGAGATTATGGTCGTAAGTTACAACTCAAACACAACCCTTAAACTCTTACATCAAAACATAAAAGGAGAATGGGAACTTTTATATCGTGATGGTTCCGGGGCCAAAATAGAGCTCAAAAATGGGGACTGGGAAGTCAAGGGGCGGTTCGTTGCGGTTTTGCCAAAAAAACGCCAATAA
- a CDS encoding head decoration protein: MILGNLGKVKVSETAVVVGENFFTETMPLKDGMKNLFAGTILKMGAGEKLEHLEGTGSEDPIAVLNENIEGESKDTSAVVIVFGRVKREALTFKDGTAVTNAQVEALRKNGIYAAKGEK; the protein is encoded by the coding sequence ATGATACTTGGAAATTTAGGAAAAGTAAAGGTCAGCGAAACGGCAGTTGTCGTTGGCGAAAATTTCTTTACTGAAACAATGCCTTTAAAAGACGGCATGAAAAATTTGTTTGCAGGCACCATTTTAAAAATGGGAGCAGGCGAAAAGTTGGAACACCTTGAAGGCACAGGCTCGGAAGATCCGATTGCCGTTTTAAACGAAAACATCGAAGGGGAAAGTAAAGATACCTCCGCCGTAGTCATCGTTTTCGGCAGGGTAAAAAGAGAAGCCTTAACCTTTAAGGATGGAACCGCCGTTACAAACGCTCAGGTCGAGGCGTTGCGCAAAAACGGCATCTATGCGGCCAAAGGAGAAAAATAA